A genomic segment from Laspinema palackyanum D2c encodes:
- a CDS encoding CU044_2847 family protein, with protein MSTKITEILGPDGEKIYIQYENVSKNGVQAVGIIDDIDDIKERTDKFIKAMMSTVGGYSQIVLDAVKQGMSHSEPSKVTLEFGVQVGGETGIPFVTTGSAQANVKVTVEWALNGSKTP; from the coding sequence ATGTCTACAAAGATAACGGAAATTCTCGGCCCGGATGGTGAAAAAATCTACATTCAGTATGAGAATGTTTCTAAGAACGGAGTTCAAGCGGTCGGTATTATTGATGATATTGATGATATTAAAGAACGAACGGACAAGTTTATAAAGGCGATGATGAGTACAGTTGGGGGTTATTCGCAGATTGTACTTGATGCGGTTAAACAAGGCATGAGTCACTCGGAACCGAGTAAGGTTACGTTGGAATTTGGGGTGCAGGTGGGCGGGGAAACGGGAATCCCCTTTGTAACGACGGGATCGGCCCAAGCTAATGTCAAAGTTACCGTTGAGTGGGCACTCAACGGGAGCAAAACACCGTAA